AACCATCCGGGCATTGTCACCATTTACGACTTTGGCCAGGTGAGCGGCTGCTACTTTCTCCTCATGGAGTATGTCGACGGAGTGAACCTGCGACAGGCGATGCAGGCCGGGCGTTTCACTCCTGAGCAGGCGTTAGCCGTCGTGCCGCCCGTCTGCGAGGCGCTGCAATATGCGCACGACCGTGGGATCGTCCATCGGGACATTAAACCGGAGAATCTGCTCCTGGATCGCGAGGGCCGACTCAAGATCGCGGATTTCGGCATTGCGAAGATCCTGCATCAGGACGGGGAGGAAACCTCAACTGTCGAGAGTCAACTGCCCGGCACACCGCGTTACATGGCTCCCGAGCAAGCTGCGGCTCAGCGCACCGACCATCGGGCAGACATCTATTCGCTCGGGGTGGTGTTGTATGAACTGCTGACCGGGGAGATGCCTGGGCCGGCACTTCAGCCCCCGTCCCGGAAGGTGCAGATCGATGTTCGGCTGGATGAGATTGTGCTGCGCGCCTTGGAATCGCGGCCTGAACTGCGATTCTCCAGCGCTTCCGAATTTCGGACCCAGGTGGAGACGGTGGCTACCCGGACGATACCGGCAAGGGAAGGAGTCCCGGCCGAGGCAAGGGGCGAATCGAGCGCCTCGGGGACGGAAAACAGAAGCTCGAGTCGGCATGAGGCAATCAACCCTAACCGTGGGATGAGTGTGAAACGATTCACGGCGCGAGGGGTGGGAATCCTCATAATCCTCGGCCTGGTCTTGGGATGCTCGATCTTGCTCGCTGTTCGGTATCAGAGTGACCGCCTTCGACGGGCAGAGGCGACCGTGAACCTGGCTCGGTTTAAGTCCAGTATGGTATCCGCTCAAAAGCAACGGGAGCAGGCCCTGGAGGAGTTGTCTCGGATCAACTCGCAGGTGGGGGCGATGGGGCGATCCCTTGACCAGTCCATGCGGGCGCGGCGGTTGGAAGTGCAACTCCAGGGGTTAGGCCTGGCCGCGGAGGCGTATCAAGGAATGGCAGCCAGGGCGGCGACAGAACTCGAGATGTTTGAACGTCCCTTCTGGCGTCAGTCGTTGGTCATCCTTTTGCCAGCTCTCCCTTTCCTAGTGGTAGCGTTCGTCCTGCTCGGTCGAAGGCCACCCGATGCCGTGTCGCCAAAGCCCCTGCTTCGCTATCTGGCGATTGGATTGTTCTTCATCGGGCTCCCCATTGGCCTGTTCGGAGTGTGGGCGTTGATCCAGGTCATGGGTGACTCGAACTGGAATCCTGCAATCGGTGAGGCAGTGGTTACTGGCAGCTCTTGGATTCTGACATTGATCCTGATGGGGGGGGCGTTGGTGCTGTGGAGGTCGTCGCGTCCGCTGGAGGCTCCGCCGCAGCTCAACTCCGCGTCCCTGAGACAAATCTCTGAATTAATCGGCTTGGCGTTGGTGGCATCCCTGGTTTTCCTTGGCCTGCTTGCCTGGGCTGATCACCACAATTCGAGGCGTTCAGCAATGCCCACTTCAGCGCGGGTCAGTTTGGCGGGAATGAAGATTATACCCTTGGGGGTGAATGACCGAGTGGTGTCTGCCGACATCACGCTGACCCAGGCCTCGGCGGATTTGGAAGCGCGAGCTGTACTGGTGGGGCCCCGGATGGCACCGGAACTCGAAGCCTTGGCCGATGGTTCTAGCGGTCCGTTGCTGAAACCCACCTCGCGATACGACATTCCCAGCTATTCGGTCCTGACTTCCACCAACGGGAGGCGGACTTGGCATCTCGAGTTTTTGCTCCCTTCAGGCGCCTTGGCGCGCCAGGCGCTGGCGTCAATGGGCATGTTGGCTCACGCTCTGCCGGGTGACGTTTTTCGAGGATCGTTCGATTTGTTTGAAGTGACCGACCAGAACACGGAGGTCTATCGGGGCATCATCGACTTTCGTCCGATGCCCGCGGCTCTGGCCGCCGTCCAGGATTCGCGTTGGCTTTCCATTGGCGGTCATTCAGAGGTGAGTGCAACTAATCTGATATTGCACTGGAGTTTGCTAGCTGGCCGTGCAGGTACCGCCCGACTCGTGGTGCTCGATAAACCTGTTTCCACCCAGTTGCAGCCTTCCGAGCTGAAGAATGTGCCGGGGTTTGTGACCTCCATCAGTGTCGAGCTTCGCGAGCAGGGCGGGGGGGATCAAGTGCAGGTGATTGTCAAGGTGGGGGTAATGGAATGGAGTCAGGAAGTTCCCGTGAGCTTCGGAGCGTCAGCGACCGAGTCGAGTCGGGCATTCAATGTCAATGTGAACACCTTACGGGGGGCCAGCATTGAGTTGGGTGCCATGGCCGGGAAACCGGTGACGCTAGAGGTGACGGACTGACCTGGGAGCAATGAGTTCCGGGCGAGGCCCAAGCGAGTGTAGGGAGTTCCCTTTAGCCCAATCCATACCGCCCTACTGCATAGATTGGGCTAAAGGCGGAACTCCTTACACGGGAGCGACGTACTCATGACACCCGACCGACCCGCAACTGCCGTAGAGGGATGGGAAACCTCGGTGGATTGGGGGATTACCGATTCCGGCGGAGGCGTGAATGCCACATGGGGGCTTAATCGATGGTCAATCCGTCTGATGTCGTCGTCCTGTGCCATGACCAACTCGATGAACGTACGTTCATCGAGTTGGTCATGGGGGGGGAGGTGCTGGTGGCGGATCCCACGGCGCCGTGCCGGGCTTTCAGCCCTTGATGGGAGGGGGATGGTTACCTTGGGTTCCCACCCCAGGCTGAGATGGGACGCACCCTTGGTGCTTAGGTGGTATCAGTCAGCGGCCCGTCGACCCCAGTCTAACATTCAAATGACGCCTGCGCGGCTCCCCCATCGTTTTCCATCTGTGTTATCCGGGAAATCCGTGGTCAGCAGCCGGTGGCATCGCTACGGGATCCTCCGTATCTTTAACAGTTCCGGGGGTGCGAGCACTCCCGGCTACATCTCTTGGAACCCTGCGGGTTCGGGCCCTGCCGGCAAGGCGAGAAACGCCGGCGTTTCCCAGCTTGTTTCGGGTCCTACGTCGTGTCCTTCGCGTCTTCTGAGGTTCGATAATCCGGTGTCTGGATCTCCATTCCTCCACACCAATCGCCTCGCGGTCCAGATGACCCGCTGAACTCGCTTGCCCGGCGGGGGGGGATGTGAGTATTCATCAGGAATGAAGCCAATCAATCCCGTTCCTCCTCCCTCGAAGTTCGCTAGTTCCTTGAGGCTCGGGTTAACGTTCGCGATCACGTTCAGCGCGATGATCGGCTCAGTCAATGCTCTCGCCGCGCCGCGTGTGTTGCCGGTAGGCGAACTTCCGCAGGATCATCGACTGGAGCCGCTCAAGGACCTGGATGGCTACTTTCCGTTCGTGCCTCCCTCCAACCTGGAGGCGTGGCAGAAACGCGCCGAGCGGGTTCGCCGGCAAATCCTGGTGACAATGGGCCTTTGGCCGCTTCCGACCAAAACCCCCCTGAACGCGGTCATCCATGGTCGCATCGAGCGTCCGGACTACACGGTTGAGAAGGTTTATTTTGAAAGCATGCCCGGCTTCTTTGTCACGGGGAACCTGTATCGACCCAAGGGCAAGTCGGGTAAGTTGCCAGGCATCCTGTGTCCTCATGGACATTGGCCCGGCGGCCGATTCTACGACAACGCCAAAGTGCGCGAGGAGATCGCGGTCGGCGCCGAGCGGTTCGAAGAGGGCGGACGCAGCGTGCTTCAGGCTCGTTGCGTGCAGCTCGCTCGGATGGGCTGCGTGGTGTTCCACTACGACATGCTGGGCTATGCCGATAGCCAACAGATTCCCATGAGCATCGCTCACGGTTTCTCCAAGCAGCGGCCGGAAATGAACGCGGCGGGCGCGTGGGGGCTGTTCAGTCCCGCCGCGGAGTCGCACTATCAAAACATAATGGGACTTCAGACCTTCAACTCGATTCGGAGTCTCGACTTTCTTCTCGAGCTTGCGGAGGTGGATCCGGCTCGGATCGGGGTCACCGGGGCGAGCGGCGGAGGGACGCAGACGTTTATTCTCGGAGCCATTGATCCTCGTCCCGCCGTCGCCTTTCCGGCGGTGATGGTCAGCACCGCCATGCAAGGCGGGTGCACCTGCGAGAATGCCTGTGGCCTGCGGTTAGATACCGGGAACGTCGAGTTTGCCGCGCTCTTCGCCCCGAAACCTTTAGGCATGACCGGCGCCGATGACTGGACCAAGGACATGGCGACGAAAGGTTTTCCTGAACTGAAGCAGCTTTACGGCTTGTACCAGAAGCCCGATTTGGTTCATTTCAAGGCTCTCAACCACTTTGGTCACAATTATAACTCCCCTAGTCGGACGGTGATGTATTCTTGGCTGAACAAACATCTGCAATTGAACGCCCTCGAGCCCGTCTTGGAGCAGGACTACCAACGGCTGACGATGGAGGAACTGTCCGTCTGGGACAGTCAGCACCCGCGGCCCGCGGCGGGACCGGACTTCGAGCGTCAGCTGCTTCAGTGGTGGACGAAGGATGCCCGGCAGCAGCTGGAGGGAATGGTGGGTTCTCCCAACCAGTTTCGACAAACGATCCGCGGAGCCCTGGAGGTGATCATTGGACGCTCCTTGCCGAGTGCTGGGGAGGTGACTTATGAGCAGACTTTGAAGCAGGACCAGGGCAATCACTGGGTCATGGGAGGCCGCCTCCGGCAGATGGCCCGCACCGAGGAAAATCCGGTGGTCTTTCTTTATCCCAAGGAATGGAATGGACGAACGGTGATCTGGTTGCATCCCCAGGGGAAGTCCGGGCTTTTCGATGCGGGCGCGGGTGAGGACTATCGGTTGCAACCCGGAGTCAAGCGCCTCATCGACGGCGGAGTCGCTGTTGCCGGCATCGATCTGCTGCATCAGGGCGAGTTCCTGGCGGACAATCTCCCTCTCACACAGACGCCGCGGGTGAAAAATAACCGTGAAGCAGCGGCCTATACCTTTGGTTACAATGCCACCGTGTGTGCGCAGCGAATTCAGGATGTCCTGCGCTTGGTCTCCTTTATCCAGCATCATGAGCGAACTTCGAAGTCGATTGGTTTGATTGGCCTGAAGGAGGCGGGACATTGGGCAGCAGCCGCGCGGGCGCTGGCCGGAGGGATTGTTACAAAATCCTGGATCGATACCCAAGGTTTCCGATTCGAGAACGTTGCTGCGATTCATGACCCTGACTTCCTGCCCGGTGGGGCCAAATACTTCGATGTGCCGGGCATGCTGGCGCTAGGCGCCCCCGGGGCGCTGCGGCTTTCGGGGGAAACCGCGAGCGGGACGGAACTCGTGCAGCGACTCTACACGGCTGCGGGAGCGGCCGATCGCTTGACGTTTGTTCCCACGGGCGACGAAGCCGCTGGATTGGACTGGATGCTCCAGGAATAGCGGGGCTCTGCCTCAGACCGAGGAG
This genomic stretch from Verrucomicrobiales bacterium harbors:
- a CDS encoding serine/threonine protein kinase, translating into MKLEELQPWFPQLELLECLGRGGMGVVYKVRQKSLNRLAALKLLAPERVADAKFSERFTREAQALAALNHPGIVTIYDFGQVSGCYFLLMEYVDGVNLRQAMQAGRFTPEQALAVVPPVCEALQYAHDRGIVHRDIKPENLLLDREGRLKIADFGIAKILHQDGEETSTVESQLPGTPRYMAPEQAAAQRTDHRADIYSLGVVLYELLTGEMPGPALQPPSRKVQIDVRLDEIVLRALESRPELRFSSASEFRTQVETVATRTIPAREGVPAEARGESSASGTENRSSSRHEAINPNRGMSVKRFTARGVGILIILGLVLGCSILLAVRYQSDRLRRAEATVNLARFKSSMVSAQKQREQALEELSRINSQVGAMGRSLDQSMRARRLEVQLQGLGLAAEAYQGMAARAATELEMFERPFWRQSLVILLPALPFLVVAFVLLGRRPPDAVSPKPLLRYLAIGLFFIGLPIGLFGVWALIQVMGDSNWNPAIGEAVVTGSSWILTLILMGGALVLWRSSRPLEAPPQLNSASLRQISELIGLALVASLVFLGLLAWADHHNSRRSAMPTSARVSLAGMKIIPLGVNDRVVSADITLTQASADLEARAVLVGPRMAPELEALADGSSGPLLKPTSRYDIPSYSVLTSTNGRRTWHLEFLLPSGALARQALASMGMLAHALPGDVFRGSFDLFEVTDQNTEVYRGIIDFRPMPAALAAVQDSRWLSIGGHSEVSATNLILHWSLLAGRAGTARLVVLDKPVSTQLQPSELKNVPGFVTSISVELREQGGGDQVQVIVKVGVMEWSQEVPVSFGASATESSRAFNVNVNTLRGASIELGAMAGKPVTLEVTD